Below is a genomic region from Amyelois transitella isolate CPQ chromosome 4, ilAmyTran1.1, whole genome shotgun sequence.
cccctatttcatccctttgggatagaatttcaggataaaaagtagattatattctaatccaggttactaactatatctgtgccgaatttcgttcggatccgttcggtagattttgcgtgatgcgcgtacacacatacagacagacggacagatagacagacagacaaaaattctaaaaaaaattgttttgtcttttattgaccctaaaaagaccccttataattatttttcttaaatatcttcaatgtacagacaaagttcagttacagttttattatatgtatgtgtggatactaatataaataaacatccaagacccagccCAATCAGAAAAACCTCGTAAAAACCTCGTTTCTtacatcacgccctggccgggattcgaacccgggacctccggtctcacagacaagcgtactaccgatgcgccacagaggccgtccaaTATCAAATGTATATTGGATAATGGTGTTCTTGTGTTCGTcataagaaagttagttgcgTACTTGTTTGTGGTCGTAACAATGGATGGTTTTTGGGACCCGAAATATTGCGTGAACGATAATAGAACTTATGGgaagaatttaagaaatccTGGGGAAGGTTGTTTTCTTTTGAGTTCGCTAATTGTAACTAGagtgtgcccgcgactccacccgcgtaaaattataaatctcgGTAATGTCCGTTCTTGTGAGAATTTccataaatgaatatatatatatatatctatatatatatatatatgtgggagaagttttgttttttgtttttatttaaatcctttttgttagctgacctctttcttatttttacgttGATAACATTAAGAGATAGAATAGTGAGTCTGTGGTACGATGTAAGACGTTATAAGATGTGTTTTTAAGaagtccaataaaataagaagatttacgatataattccgcactgttttactttcattctcacatatatacggaacaaattatatagatttaattgtaagttcgatacttgtgttacgagatactaactcaactatattttatggtaaatacttatataaataaactgtgCCGTAAGGTTTCCGgctccaataaaaaagaaaaggatcactcagtctcattcccatggatatcgtaaaaggcgattaagggaaaggtttaaaaattaaagattcttcttttaggcgatgtgctagcaacctgtcactatttgaatctgaattctatcattgagccaaacagcagaacgtggcctatcagtcttttcaagacttatggctctgtctaccacgccagggatataaatttgataatatctttgtatgtatgtaatttatttaaccaaAATACAGCACTTTTGTTTGTGACAGTCCGTAGCGGCCGAGAACAGGATTCTTTCGCTGCAGAAGGTATCCAGCGGCATGCATACTCCGCCGACTTTCCGACATCTTGTTTCTTTGCGCGATactgcaataaaatttaattgtcagTATCTTCTTCtaagattttatatatatacgggacaaattacacagattgagttaccctcgaagtaagttcgaaacttgtgttacgggataataactcaacgataccatattttataataaatatttatatatataaacatccaagacccaggccaatcagagaaagttcgtttctcatcatgccctggccgggattcgaacccgggacctccggtgacacagacaagttagtaccgctgcgccacagagaccgtcaAATTCCGCCGATTCTATGAGTCGGGAACCATTTTTAACAGCCTTTAAAAAAGGTGGTTTTCAGTTTGAccgatatgtatgttttttcgcgattatctcgcgtttcgctgaaccgatttcgaagcggttttcaggaaaatattttttcacttaggtgaacatacatttagtcagccaacagtcttgaaaagactgattggccacgttcggctatttggcttaatgatagtattgagattcaagcagtcgccttttacgaaatccataggaaagagatggagtggtcctattcttttttgtattggtgccgggaaccacacggcactgtttaatattatttatatggcaaaaagATGTTTGCCGGGTCAGCTGGTAGCCTATAAAACTTTCTAATTACTCACTTCCTTGACAGCACTCGACTCCTTTACCAGACTGCTTCGGACAAAGCCCCTTCTCCTTAGTTAGCTCCCCACTACAATCGCTGGCCACGACACACATGCCACCGTGAGTCGAACATTCCGGCTCTTGGAAGATCGAGTCGATGAGGGAGACTGAAATTacatgtcacgtctttataaaTCTGCGGTAAAACAGAGTCGAGGCTCGGTGTCAAACGCGTGCTTCTGACATTAGCCTGCAAATGGCCGCTAGTTCTGAACTACGATTCAATTAGCAATCTGCGGGCTTAGCATAGCACGCGCGAACCCGTTTAAATCGCGCGacaaactatcgctgtcccgtttcacgtcataataaaaagcgaaatagagatagtttatcgcgcgggTTAATGGAATTCTGAAATAGTGACCAACGGTAGACTTGTTTTAGATTCAGGCATTTGATCGGCGCCGGCTACAAGCGCGCTTTAAACGTACATAAatgttatcacgtctttattctctacaggttagacagagccgacagtcacaaaaacattaaaaggccacattcagctataaGGCTCAATGATGAAAtcattacaaattaatatacttaatttcCTTGATAGTCTTTGATAAACGACAGGAAATAGAAGCAACTTAAAGAAGTAAAGGAGTTTAACCATAAAATAACGCCATTTTCCCGGAGAGTTAAGGCAGacactatatctttccactagccacgatctctgcatatttctttcgcttcatccacattcatatcaCTCTTCATGCACATATGCTCGGtgatttcgggtactcttgacctgaccattgGCCAAGACGTAgcagtattttcaaaaatatataatttatatcgaattattttagttacatttttcgtttcaaaaataaaatcgccACATTAGCAGATATATCCCTGTACGTCGGTGTGCAACGGGCCTTACGTAAAACAAACAATGGGCGAGTGCCTTAAGTGGAACACAAACGAGGAAGGTAAGCAAGTCTCGTTCGACACAAATGACgtcatattttatgtaattgttCTGTGTACAATTAGccttaatgttttatttttttgtacaatgtAAACTAAAGTATGAATAAAAGAGTGattagaattattattatgttagcgagaattattagaattatttttatgtttctcCCTTTAATCTCAATATATCTGAGACCGATCGTAAACTTTTCATTCTTCGTATGATgatacttatacatatgtatgaatagtACCTAgactataagaaaaatatatatgtgccAGTTTGTTATGTTATCAGTGTTAACCGGGTGATTGCATAATAAGTGTGCATGGTCAATCACCTTGCATTTAAAAGTAaggttccgtgtggttcccagcacgaTAAGAAGAAAGATAccaataggacaactccatctctttcccacggatgtcgtaaaaggcgacttagggatcggcttataaacttgagatgcgtcttttagccgatgggctagcaacctgtcactatttgaatctcaaaagctaaacgtggcctttcattcttttcaagactgttggctctgtctaccccgcaagagatatagacgtgatgatatgtatgtatatatgtttgtaggtTTAAAGTTAGtatgaatagaaaaaagaggGTATGGTCATATCAAGGCGATGACCTCTTGTTATGACCATATCCTattcattcatcattcattcatatgaaaGCTAGTAACTTAGTTGACATACAAGGTgagtaaaaatgaaaaagaaagtcAGAACGATCGTAAAATGATAA
It encodes:
- the LOC132903936 gene encoding U-scoloptoxin(19)-Sm1a codes for the protein MSLFTYVLFVCVFVLCKSEASSYDDFSLIDSIFQEPECSTHGGMCVVASDCSGELTKEKGLCPKQSGKGVECCQGISRKETRCRKVGGVCMPLDTFCSERILFSAATDCHKQKCCILVK